The Marinobacter subterrani genome has a segment encoding these proteins:
- a CDS encoding alpha-glucosidase family protein: MIKNPDWWRGAVIYQVYPRSFYDSNGDGIGDLPGVTAKLDYIASLNVDAIWLSPFFTSPMKDFGYDVSDYRNVDPIFGTLQDFDELITEAHKRDLKIMIDQVLSHSSDQHPWFVESRASRDNPRADWYVWADPKADGTPPNNWLSVFGGSAWAWDSRRKQYYLHNFLASQPDLNFHNLKVQEQVLSDVKFWLDRGVDGFRLDAINFCFHDPKLRDNPASNAVAEGSIGVRKENPYAYQFHKFDKTQTENIEFLKRLRALLDQYPGTTTVGEIGDDNSLQTMADYTSGGDKLHMAYSFDLLTEQHGADFFHKTVNTIEARLTDGWPCWAIGNHDVARVATRWNARSEQQLKTYMAMLLTLRGSVCIYQGEELGLTEAELRYEDLVDPYGITFWPEYKGRDGCRTPMVWHHQQSHAGFSDARPWLPVYDDHYNAAVAVQHAEDNSVLAAYRAFLGWRKDQPILLKGDIEFSKSPKNTLVYTRSLDGETVMVALNLSERAVTIPMPGAGTPEPDTPDFVGGQWHGKNLTLGPWGIDIARL; this comes from the coding sequence ATGATCAAGAACCCGGACTGGTGGCGTGGCGCCGTCATTTATCAAGTTTATCCACGCAGTTTCTATGACTCCAACGGCGATGGCATTGGCGACCTGCCCGGAGTCACCGCAAAGCTGGACTACATTGCCAGCCTGAACGTGGACGCCATCTGGCTGTCGCCCTTCTTTACCTCCCCGATGAAAGACTTCGGCTACGATGTCTCAGATTACCGCAACGTGGACCCTATTTTTGGCACGCTCCAGGACTTCGACGAGCTGATTACCGAGGCCCACAAGCGGGACCTGAAGATCATGATTGATCAGGTACTGAGCCATTCCTCCGACCAGCACCCCTGGTTTGTCGAAAGCCGTGCCAGCCGTGACAACCCCAGGGCAGACTGGTACGTATGGGCCGACCCGAAGGCCGACGGCACCCCGCCGAACAACTGGCTGTCGGTATTCGGCGGTTCGGCCTGGGCCTGGGACAGCCGGCGCAAGCAGTACTACCTGCACAACTTCCTGGCCAGCCAGCCGGACCTGAACTTCCACAACCTGAAGGTTCAGGAACAGGTACTGTCGGATGTAAAGTTCTGGCTGGATCGAGGCGTCGACGGCTTCCGCCTGGATGCCATCAACTTCTGCTTCCACGACCCGAAGCTGCGGGACAACCCCGCCAGCAACGCGGTGGCCGAGGGCTCGATCGGCGTTCGCAAGGAAAACCCCTACGCCTACCAGTTCCACAAATTCGACAAGACCCAGACGGAGAACATCGAATTTCTGAAGCGTCTGCGTGCCCTGCTGGACCAGTACCCGGGCACCACCACCGTGGGCGAAATCGGCGATGACAATTCCCTTCAGACCATGGCCGACTACACCAGTGGCGGCGACAAGCTGCACATGGCCTACTCCTTCGATCTGCTTACCGAACAGCATGGCGCGGACTTCTTCCATAAAACGGTGAACACCATCGAAGCCAGGCTGACCGACGGCTGGCCCTGCTGGGCCATCGGCAACCACGATGTCGCACGGGTGGCCACCCGCTGGAACGCCAGGTCTGAGCAGCAGTTGAAGACCTACATGGCCATGTTGCTCACCCTCCGGGGTAGCGTGTGCATCTATCAGGGCGAAGAACTGGGCCTGACCGAGGCCGAGTTGCGTTACGAAGATCTGGTGGACCCCTACGGCATTACCTTCTGGCCGGAATACAAGGGCCGGGACGGTTGCCGCACGCCCATGGTCTGGCACCACCAACAATCCCACGCCGGATTCTCCGATGCGCGCCCCTGGCTGCCGGTTTATGATGATCATTACAACGCTGCTGTCGCGGTCCAGCATGCTGAGGACAATTCCGTGCTCGCCGCTTATCGGGCGTTCCTGGGCTGGAGAAAGGACCAACCTATCCTGCTTAAAGGCGACATCGAGTTCAGCAAGAGCCCGAAGAATACCCTGGTCTACACCCGCAGCCTGGATGGTGAGACGGTCATGGTGGCACTGAACCTCAGCGAACGCGCCGTTACCATTCCAATGCCCGGCGCCGGCACGCCTGAACCGGATACCCCGGATTTCGTGGGCGGCCAATGGCATGGCAAGAATCTGACACTCGGGCCCTGGGGCATCGACATCGCCCGGCTCTGA
- the malK gene encoding maltose/maltodextrin ABC transporter ATP-binding protein MalK yields MASVTLRNICKSYDEAQVTRDVNLDIQDGEFVVFVGPSGCGKSTLLRMIAGLEDITSGDMYIGNNRVNNLPPKEREVGMVFQSYALYPHMDVAENMAFGLKLAKTNKAEINRRVQDAANLLQLDKLLERKPKDLSGGQRQRVAIGRTIVREPEVFLFDEPLSNLDASLRVQMRIEISRLHKRLGATMVYVTHDQVEAMTMADKIVALDNGTIAQVGKPMELYHYPATKFVAGFIGSPKMNFIDCTVASASSQSTAIIMPGDHRLELPVNGAELSEGESVTLGIRPEHLTEDQEADMYLQGEVHVVERLGYQTLVHLDVNNVEGVITMRTDGSNPVQEGARVTLGMNANKCHLFRQDGTACPRLYREPCIDF; encoded by the coding sequence ATGGCCAGCGTCACTTTACGCAATATCTGCAAGAGCTATGACGAAGCCCAGGTAACCCGAGACGTTAACCTGGACATTCAGGACGGAGAATTCGTGGTCTTTGTCGGGCCCTCCGGCTGCGGCAAATCCACCCTGCTGCGCATGATCGCAGGCCTGGAAGACATTACCTCCGGCGACATGTACATCGGCAACAACCGGGTCAACAACCTGCCTCCCAAAGAACGGGAAGTGGGTATGGTGTTTCAGTCCTATGCCCTCTACCCCCACATGGACGTGGCGGAAAACATGGCGTTTGGCCTCAAGCTGGCCAAAACCAACAAAGCTGAAATCAACCGTCGTGTCCAGGACGCCGCCAACCTGTTGCAACTGGACAAGCTGCTGGAGCGCAAACCCAAAGACCTCTCCGGCGGCCAGCGCCAGCGCGTGGCCATCGGCCGGACCATCGTCCGGGAACCGGAGGTATTTCTGTTTGACGAACCCCTGTCAAACCTCGACGCCTCCCTGCGGGTACAGATGCGCATCGAAATCTCCCGCCTGCACAAACGCCTCGGCGCCACCATGGTGTATGTGACCCATGACCAGGTAGAGGCCATGACCATGGCAGACAAAATCGTGGCCCTGGATAACGGCACCATCGCCCAGGTGGGCAAACCCATGGAGCTGTACCACTACCCGGCAACAAAGTTCGTGGCCGGCTTCATCGGCTCACCGAAGATGAACTTCATCGACTGCACCGTCGCTTCCGCCAGCAGCCAGTCGACCGCCATCATCATGCCGGGCGACCACCGCCTGGAGCTACCGGTAAACGGCGCCGAACTCTCCGAAGGCGAAAGCGTCACCCTGGGCATCCGCCCCGAACACCTGACTGAAGACCAGGAAGCCGACATGTACCTGCAAGGCGAAGTGCACGTGGTCGAACGCCTGGGCTACCAGACCCTGGTGCACCTGGACGTCAACAACGTCGAAGGCGTCATCACCATGCGCACCGACGGCAGCAACCCGGTGCAGGAAGGCGCCCGCGTGACCCTGGGCATGAACGCCAACAAATGCCACCTGTTCCGCCAGGACGGCACCGCCTGCCCCCGCCTCTACCGGGAACCCTGCATCGATTTCTGA
- the malG gene encoding maltose ABC transporter permease MalG, translated as MAMVEPRSTKYRVLASHLGMLAFIAIILFPLLMVISISFRSGNFAAGSLLPENPSLEHWYLALGIPYTGEDGVITQPPFPVLLWLWNSIKIAVISAVLILALSTTSAYAFARMRFAGKGFVLKSMLIFQMFPPVLSLVALYALFDQIGNHVSWLGLNTHGAVIVASLGGMALHIWTIKGYFDSVDRSLEEAAIVDGATTWQAFRFILLPLSVPILVVVFILAFIMTIMEYPMASILLVDTEKLTLAVGAQQYLYEQNYLWGDFAAAAVLSGLPITVIFLYCQKWIVGGLTAGGVKG; from the coding sequence ATGGCCATGGTTGAACCCCGCTCCACCAAATACCGCGTGCTGGCATCTCACCTGGGGATGCTGGCGTTCATTGCGATTATTCTGTTCCCGCTGCTGATGGTTATTTCCATTTCCTTCCGTAGCGGTAATTTTGCCGCCGGCAGCCTGCTGCCGGAGAATCCCTCCCTGGAACACTGGTACCTGGCGTTGGGAATTCCCTACACCGGTGAAGATGGCGTGATCACGCAGCCGCCGTTCCCGGTGCTGCTGTGGTTGTGGAATTCGATCAAGATTGCGGTGATCTCGGCGGTGCTGATTCTGGCCCTGTCGACGACGAGTGCCTACGCTTTCGCGCGCATGCGTTTTGCCGGCAAGGGCTTTGTGCTCAAATCCATGCTGATTTTCCAGATGTTTCCACCGGTGCTTTCTCTGGTCGCGCTTTATGCCCTGTTCGACCAGATCGGCAATCATGTGAGCTGGCTGGGCCTGAATACCCACGGTGCGGTTATTGTGGCTTCCCTCGGCGGCATGGCACTGCACATCTGGACCATCAAAGGCTATTTCGATTCCGTAGACCGGTCCCTCGAGGAGGCGGCTATCGTGGATGGTGCCACGACCTGGCAGGCGTTCCGTTTTATCCTCCTGCCGCTGTCGGTGCCGATTCTGGTGGTGGTGTTCATCCTGGCGTTCATCATGACGATCATGGAGTATCCGATGGCTTCGATACTGCTGGTGGATACTGAAAAGCTGACCCTGGCGGTGGGCGCCCAGCAATATCTCTATGAGCAGAATTACCTGTGGGGCGATTTTGCGGCCGCGGCGGTGCTTTCCGGGCTGCCCATTACAGTGATTTTCCTGTACTGCCAGAAGTGGATTGTTGGCGGGCTGACCGCAGGCGGTGTCAAGGGCTAG